The genome window GTGAATATTGATAAGATTGGCAAAGTTCGATCGCCTGTTTTGGTGATTCACGGTAAGGCTGATGAGGTGGTGCATTTTTGGCATGGAGAACAGTTGTTTGCAGCGGCGAAGCAGCCGAAATTAAATTTTTGGGTTGATGGGGCGGGTCATAATGATTTGATGGATGTGGCGGGCGATCGCTATGCTGCAACTTTGCGAACATTTGCTAAGCTAGTAGATGACTCTTCTCGACCCATATGAGCAACGGGCTAGAAGCCCGTTCCACAAGAACACATACACTTCGCTTTTTTTTCGGCCGTTGCTCCTACTCGGCCCCTGAATTAAGGCTTGCTTGCTTAATTTAATTAGGTCGGTTTGGCGATCGGTAAAATGGTTTTTTTACCACATTAGCCGGATAGTTTTTCCCGCGAATTTCGATTTCTAACTGCTGACCGATTTTAGCTAAGTTTGCCGGAACAACCGCGAGGGCTACGGCCCGATTCAAAGTAGGCGATAATGTACCGCTAGTAACTTCTCCTACAGTTTCGCCTTCAAATATTACCGGATAGCCGTGGCGCGCAATGTGCCGCCCCTGCATTTCTAACCCTACCAAGCGCTTCGACACTCCACTCGCTTTCTGCTGTTCCAAAACCTCCCGCCCAATAAAATCGCCTTTGGTGTCGAGGTGAACAACCCAACCCAATCCAGCCTCTAAAGGCGTGATATTGTCGTCGATATCTTGACCGTAAAGAGCCATTGCCGCTTCTAAACGCAAGGTATCTCTCGCACCCAAACCGCAGGGTACAACGCCAGCAGCTAACAGTTTTTGCCAGAGTTCTTTTCCAACTTCGGCATCGACCATGATTTCAAACCCATCTTCGCCGGTGTAACCAGTTCTGGCGATAAAACTCGGCTGTCCCAACAGGTTTGTTTCTAAGTGGCCGAAAGCCTTAATTTGTGCGAGTTTGTCTTCCACAAAAGGCTGGAGATAGTTAACAGCTTCCGGCCCTTGAATTGCGATTAAAACTCGATCTTCTGAAATGTCTGTCAAACAAAGTTCGCTCAATTCTAAGTGCGTGGCGATCCATGCTTTGTCTGCGATGCGAGTGGCGGCGTTGACAATGATTACTGCACGTTCTTCGCTAGTGATAGGGTCGGGTTCTTGGCAGTAGAAAATAATGTCGTCTAAGATGCAGCCTTGGGCATTTAGCAAGACTGTATATTGAGCTTGACCGGGTTGCAAGCGGCTCAAGTCTGAGGGGACTAGCGGTTGAAATTTTTCTATTAATTGTTTCCCTCTCAAACCAAATTTTCCCATGTGGGAAATGTCGAACATTCCTGCTTGCTGGCGTACTGCTTGGTGTTCGCTGCTGATGCCTGCGTACTGCACCGCCATCTCCCACCCGGAAAAGGGCACCATTCGGGCTTTGAGTTCTAATGATAGGTCGTACAGAGGCGTGCGGGCAAGTTGGCTCGGACTCTCTGGATTGTTGGGTTCAGTTGACTTGGCCACAGGTAGCGCTTTGGTTGCGGGTAGAATGTTTTGATTTTACCAAAAATTGAGTTCGCATTTTTGGACGATCGACTTGGAGATAAATCGTCGATAAGTAAGCCCACCTGAAAAAACAGAATACCGATATCCGCGAGTTCTGTAAGAAGTCGAGGATCTAGCAGATATCGCTGTTTACAACCGATGCCCTAGCTCTAGCTGGCGATTCCCCTGGATGCCCGTTATCACCAATCTGTGGAAGATGCTCCGGCGGAGCGTCTCTATGACTGGAGAGAAAAAGCGGGCTATTATGGCGGATTTGCCATGAAGTGCTCCCCCAGGCAAAGTCATGACAAATTGTGAAGAAATTTACCTGCTGTGTCACTTCATGACTTGTCACATCATAAGATAGATTTAGAAGGCTAAAAGTTTGTAGCAAAGAGAGTTAAGCAATACAAATGTTGCAAAAGTAGCAAGCCTCTAAGGAGCTTAAATTTTAATTATCGATTTTTACAAACGACCGATTTTGTCTTGATTAATACAGGTCATCTAATAATCAGCAAAAAAAAGTTGAAATTGCTGTAATTGAGGGTTAATTAATATGC of Oscillatoria nigro-viridis PCC 7112 contains these proteins:
- the gcvT gene encoding glycine cleavage system aminomethyltransferase GcvT, whose amino-acid sequence is MAKSTEPNNPESPSQLARTPLYDLSLELKARMVPFSGWEMAVQYAGISSEHQAVRQQAGMFDISHMGKFGLRGKQLIEKFQPLVPSDLSRLQPGQAQYTVLLNAQGCILDDIIFYCQEPDPITSEERAVIIVNAATRIADKAWIATHLELSELCLTDISEDRVLIAIQGPEAVNYLQPFVEDKLAQIKAFGHLETNLLGQPSFIARTGYTGEDGFEIMVDAEVGKELWQKLLAAGVVPCGLGARDTLRLEAAMALYGQDIDDNITPLEAGLGWVVHLDTKGDFIGREVLEQQKASGVSKRLVGLEMQGRHIARHGYPVIFEGETVGEVTSGTLSPTLNRAVALAVVPANLAKIGQQLEIEIRGKNYPANVVKKPFYRSPNRPN